The genomic DNA GGCCAGCAATTCGCCTTCGCGCCGCCCCGCGAGCCGGGCTACAACACCGTCGAGGCCTGCGAGGCGATCCTGCGGGACGAGGTCAGCGCCTTCGTCATGCTCGGCGGCAACTTCGCCCGCGCCATCCCCGACCACGGCCAGATGGAGCCGGCGTGGCGCCGGATCCCCCTGACCGTCAACGTCATCACCAAGCTCAACCGGACCGCGCTGCTGCCGGGCGCGATCAGCTACGTCCTCCCGGTCACCGGCCGCCTGGAGATCGTCGAGACCTCCAAGGGCCAGCAGGTGCTCTCGATGGAGGACACCTCGGCCTGCGTGCACGGCAATCGCGGCCTGCGCCGTCCGGCCTCGCCGCACCTGATCAGCGAGATCCGCCTGATCTGCGAGCTGGCGCAGCGCGTCCTCGATCCGAACCCGCGGGTGCGCTGGGCGGCGTACAGCGAGGATTTCGCCGAGATCCGCCGCGAGATCGGCGAGACGCTGCCGGACTCGTTCTGGGACTACGAGCGGCGCATGTGGGAGCCCGGCGGCTTCCAGCGCGACCTGCCGGCGAACCGGCGCGAGTGGCGCACGGAATCGGGACGGGCCAACTTCGTCACCCCGACCGGGCTCGACGAGGACGCCGACATGCCCGATGTCGGCCACGACGCCCTGCGGCTGATGACGCTGCGCAGCAACGACCAGTTCAACACCACGGTCTACGGCTATTACGACCGCTTCCGGGGCATCAAGAACACCCGGAAGGTGGTGCTGATGAACCGCTCGGACATCGACCGGCGGGGCCTCAAGATCGGCCAGCCCGTCACGCTCCGGACGGTCGCCGATGACGGCGTCGACCGCAAGCTCTCGGGCCTGCTGGTCGTGGCCTACGACATCCCGATCGGCTGCATCGGCGGCTACTACCCCGAGTGCAATGTCCTGATGCCGATCTGGCACTACGCGATCGGCAGCAAGACGCCGGCCGCCAAGACGATCCCCGTCACGGTGCACCCCGACAGCGACGCGGTCCTCGCGCCGGAGCTGGAATACGCCACCGGCTGAGGCGGACGGACGGCGTCCTCGTGGCTTTGGGCGGCGTCCCGCCCCTCCGCGGCGGCGCTCGCCCGGATCGCCGCGCCCGCGTCAGAGCATCGGCATGCCGCCGGTGACCGGCACCAGCGCCCCGGACATGTAGCTGCCCTCGCGGGAGGCGAGCAGCACGTAGGCCGGGGCCAGTTCCGCGGGCTGGCCGGCACGGCCGAGCGGCGTCTGCGCGCCGAGCTGCTCGATCTGATCCGGGCTCTTCACGATCGGCTGGATCGGCGTCCAGACCGGCCCGGGGGCGACGCAGTTCACCCGGATCCCCTTCGGCGCCAGCAGGTTCGACAGGCCGATGGTCAGGCTCGCGATCGCGCCCTTGGTGGCGGCGTAGATCAGCATGCTGGGATCGGCCACCTTGGCCTGCACGCTGGTGCTGTTCACGATCGCCCCGCCCGGCTTCATGTGCGGCACCGCCGCCTGGGCGAGGTAGTACATGGCGAAGACGTTGGCGCGGAACGAGCCCTCGATGTCGGGCGCCGCCAGATCGTCGAGGCCCTCGTTCACCACCTGCGCGGCGGCGTTGTTCACGAGGATGTCGAGTCGCCCGAAGGCCTCGACGGTGCGCGCCACGAGATCCCGGCACTGGGCCGCGTCGCGGATGTCGCCGGGGAGCAGCAGGCAGCGGCGGCCGGCCTTCTCCACCCAGGCCCTCGTGTCCTCGGCATCCTCCTGCTCGACCTCGAGGTAGGAGATCGCCACGTCGGCGCCTTCGCGGGCGTAGGCGATCGCCACCGCCCGGCCGATCCCGGAGTCGCCGCCGGTGATCAGCGCCACCTGGCCGGTGAGCAGGCCCTTGCCGACGTAGCTCTCCTCGCCGTGGTCGGGGCGCGGCGTCATCTTCGTAGTGAGGCCCGGGCGGGGCTGCTGCTGGTCGCCGGGGAAGGGCGGCCGGGGGCCGGCCTCGCGCGGGTCCTGGGTCATCGTGTGCGGCTCCTCGGCGGGGGATCCGCAGGATCTAGGGCCTTCGCGGCGGCCACCGCCTGCGCCCGGGGGTCACAGGCGGTGGCCCTGATCGGGCGGTCTCAGAAGGCGCGATTGCGGGTGGCGTGCGGGCCGCCGTAGCGGCGGCGCAGGTAGGACACGACCTTGGGGAGGAGGAAAGCGATCAGGATCTTGCGCATCGGGGCTCGCTCGCGTCACGGGTT from Methylobacterium radiotolerans JCM 2831 includes the following:
- a CDS encoding SDR family oxidoreductase — translated: MTQDPREAGPRPPFPGDQQQPRPGLTTKMTPRPDHGEESYVGKGLLTGQVALITGGDSGIGRAVAIAYAREGADVAISYLEVEQEDAEDTRAWVEKAGRRCLLLPGDIRDAAQCRDLVARTVEAFGRLDILVNNAAAQVVNEGLDDLAAPDIEGSFRANVFAMYYLAQAAVPHMKPGGAIVNSTSVQAKVADPSMLIYAATKGAIASLTIGLSNLLAPKGIRVNCVAPGPVWTPIQPIVKSPDQIEQLGAQTPLGRAGQPAELAPAYVLLASREGSYMSGALVPVTGGMPML